Proteins from one Sarcophilus harrisii chromosome 2, mSarHar1.11, whole genome shotgun sequence genomic window:
- the RPL13 gene encoding 60S ribosomal protein L13, translating to MAPSRNGMILKPHFHKDWQRRVATWFNQPARKIRRRKARQAKARRIAPRPASGPIRPIVRCPTVRYHTKVRAGRGFSLEELRVAGIHKKVARTIGISVDPRRRNKSTESLQANVQRLKEYRSKLILFPRKPSAPKKGDSSAEELKLATQLTGPVMPIRNVFKKEKARVITEDEKNFKAFASLRMARANARLFGIRAKRAKEAAEQDVEKKK from the exons ATGGCGCCCAGCCGAAATGGCATGATCCTGAAGCCCCATTTCCACAAAGATTGGCAAAGACGAGTTGCCACATGGTTTAATCAACCTGCCAGGAAGATCAGAAG GCGAAAGGCCCGACAAGCAAAAGCCCGTCGAATTGCTCCTCGCCCAGCATCTGGTCCCATCCGGCCCATTGTGAGGTGCCCTACTGTCCGATACCATACCAAAGTGCGTGCTGGTAGAGGATTCAGCTTGGAAGAACTTCGA GTGGCTGGTATCCATAAAAAAGTGGCACGGACCATTGGCATCTCTGTGGATCCTCGTCGCCGAAATAAGTCTACAGAATCTCTGCAGGCAAATGTGCAGCGGCTGAAAGAATATCGGTCCAAACTGATCCTCTTCCCAAGGAAACCATCTGCTCCCAAGAAGGGAGATAGTTCT GCTGAAGAGCTCAAGTTGGCAACTCAGCTCACAGGACCGGTTATGCCCATCAGAAAT GTCTTCAAGAAGGAGAAAGCTCGCGTCATTACTGAAGATGAGAAGAATTTCAAGGCATTTGCTAGCCTTCGAATGGCCCGGGCCAATGCCCGCCTCTTTGGAATTCGGGCAAAACGAGCCAAGGAGGCTGCAGAGCAAGATgtggagaagaaaaagtaa